ATTGGTGGTGGTGCAACCCAATTATCTTTCACTATATGAAATGCAGTTTTTCTTAGTATGGTAGGCAGTTATTACCTTGTAAACAGAACCAAATCCGCCTTCTCCAAGCTTATTAGCTGCTGAGAAGTTGTCTGTGGCAGCTCTAATGGTACCAAAATCATATTGCAATGATTCCACACTTATGCTCTCCGTCTCATCTACTAAACAGTtgcaaaaaacaaaaatacaaatcAAAAGCATGAATATTATCTCCAACTAGAGGAATTTACTTAAATTAGGATCTTTGTCTATTTTTCCCTACATCTGGGATGATAGCAAGAGATACCATCTCAAAAACTTATCCAAATAGAACACAAATGTTGAGCATTCTTATCTCCTAACTTCAAGTGAGATGAGTATTTCCAATTAAACTCAGGAGAGTTAACAGTGTTCTCTAAAAATGCTGGAAAGATATCCAGCGTGGCAACTGGCAGGGCCAGTTTTTATTTTGGTCCGAATTTTGAGCTACTCAAAACTTTGATTTTAATTGGACTTCGTCCGGCACCTTGTCATCTCTAGAGACTATTACCAGTCAAGGTTTTCTTTGCCTTCCTCCTTAGCGAACAAGCACAGATGGTAGAGACAAGCagaacagcaacaacaacaattgGAACAACAATGGCAACCACTATATGAGATGAGTTTCGCTTTCTTCCTGCATAAACAAGtacagttattattattattattattactatttaacTTGAATGAAAATACATGCAAAGAAGAAACTAAAATTTAAAGAAACTAGACTAATAAATGATCAAATAGTTGAAAATtctttccatctttttttttctttttcaattgacTGTGAAGATCGTACTCCCAATTTCATTAACACTCAACTTCGCTTATGGTGCATTGATTAATCGAAGATTCGCCAATACGTTGCTTTTTTAATTGGATtggtgaaaaaaagaagaagcaaacaaACGTGTATCGGCCATTCATGGATTGACCAAAACAAGGAACCAAATGTGCATTTTGAAGATGGCCTGTGGGTTTTGTACATGGACATGATAGGTGCCCCGTGGATCTTTTTGTTGTCCAGGGCCACCCGAATTACCGTAATCTCTCCCCCGTTTCAATGGGAaatgcttgtttttttttttttttaaaagaaaaagaaaaaagctagTCAAGAGTTTGTTTGACGGTTGTAGTAGATTGCTACAGTAATCAAGCTACAAATCGGACCACCTCCAGGCACCTTGTGTCCTTCTCTATATCAGATTTTTAAGGGTGGACAAAATTCCAACAGACAACTCATGCTGGATCCATGATCCTAAGAAGGTTATATAGAGTAGATAAACCCAGTTATCCTTCATCTATCTTTATTTGGGAAAGCCGAAGAGGAAACTCAGTCGCATACTTTTGTCTATGGTCAAGGATACAAGTAGATCATTCCCATCACTTTTGAACAAAACCAGAAGTCGTCCaattggttttgttttgttttgttttgtttttgtttttgttttcgtttctgtctttttttttttgggttaacaAAACCAGAAGACGAGAAATTGAAAATGAAACCGAGAAAAATCTGtgtttatcattttgtaaaatcATGATAAATCCAATTTCTCATTTTGAAAAGTCTTCATTTTCataaaatcaagtgattgaaataATCAGGTTCATAACCATTGATCAAAATTCATAggatctattattattattattattattattattattattatttaaacagAAAGGTGGGATCTATTCATCTTATTAAAATTCGGAAATTGAATCATTCATATTATCTGATTATTCGTAAGGCTAAAGAAGTAAATTTCCTAAGGAACCCCCTCAATCTTTAGTCTACCATTCTACTAACCAAAATAGTAAGAGCAGCCACGAAATGTGATGATATCTTGATCTAAATCAAATTAGTGAACAATCCATATTTGTAAAATTAGTTAATCCTGCCTCCTATTAGTTAATTCTCAAGTCTTTGTACAATCTAAATGGTGTTATGCTTAAATCCTTAAATAAATTAAGATAAACATGTAAATAATGGCATATCTACTGGAAAAAGAAATATTGATAAAAAGGTCTGAGGCTCTTTTCCTATGATACAAGGATTAGGATCCTTCACTAGTCACCTTTGAAGCTAAGATTTCCACAGGGTAAGCTAGAAATCTAAAATTCACTGACTTGACTCGAGCTTACCCCAGAACTCACTCGGTTCACTTTCCTGTTGGCTCAATCAACTCGCTACAACCGGGTCAAACTATTTTTTGTAAAATATAAAGGTAGTGCAATAGGCTCGACCATTACAAGATAAAACAAGGTCTTTAACTGGTGTGAAAAACATTTCGATAGTTTTTACTTCTTCCATTTTGCATCTtctcaaagaaataaataaaataaaataaaaagtcacGGAACATAAAAACTAGATCAGCCTTCGAGTCAACTTGACCCTGAACTGGAATGGATAGTTGAACCTATTAATGTCAAAATGCACTACCAAAATGGGTAAGGTCACTTGAAAACTGGCCAATTTTGGACAACCATTTGAAGAAAGTAAATAAAACTACATCAACCAAAACTCAGACCTGTAATTTCCACTCAAAAGCAGAATATTTATTAACTCCTTTTGTTTTTCCATAATTTTGTAATAAGATTTCCTGGACTAAATGTACCAAAGTGGGCTGAACCAGTTGGAACAAATTAAGGTCCGGTCTGGCTTTTAAAACATGGCTTCTTAGCACCAGGGTTATGTGGGTGGGatcccttaccgtggggctcactgtgatgtatgtttcttatatccacgcgtccatccgttttaaaaactcattttagggcaagatcccaaaaatgaagtagatccgatgATAATATAGGAAACActggtaatcgaccattaaaaacttctggtagaccccaaaagttttgaatcaagctgatatttgtgtggtctcttcatccaagtttttgtgatcttatcaacaggttggatggaaaataaatattcggtagccctcatgaagtttttaatggtggggattggattgtgtcttaaaatgagttttcaaaatggatggatggtgtggatttaaggaacatacatcacagtggccccacagttaaggatccacccaaaccgcgcGCCCTGTAGGTGCTGAGCTGGAATTTGTTTGGAAGATCTAAGTCAAATCAGAAGCAAGCAAgcggaaaagaaaaaagaacaaaagaaaagggaagggaGCGTGGGAAGCCATGTCTAGGGAAGGTGAATCAAGGGAAGGCCATCATCGGTTCAGTTCGAGCCTGAATGGGGGGAACGGTTGATACTGAAATTTAATCCCATGGTGTGTTGGCTCGTTGATGTAGGATGTGGCACCCATACATTCTTAGCATGGTCTGAATAAAAGAAAGTGAACCTTGAGTTGtccataacttttgattcaagCACTGTTACGGGgcgtacaacctatcaatctttactagaATGGGCCATTCAAGGTGAACCGACATACAAAGTGGGTCGGATCTGTCCATTTCATCAGAAAACACcgctttcagctcaaaatgaaaatttaagaaaaaaattactatttttagtcatttcgatttttgtaatatattttttttaatttttagagttttagattgtttttttttttttcaaaattttttaatcaTGCTAGGTCTCTTCTAGCGGaagattatttgaaaattttatttttaaaaattaggctttaaaagagttttattagaatttggGATTTTTATTAGAGATAAAATTctgctatttttagtaattacaaattttggtttagtttttctttttattaatggtgtaacagggatgcatacacattagacaattatttaTTAAGCAATTTATTTcagattttattaaaatttattactatttctatctctctcatggattcaaggagtctctgtgaggagtccagagaagatccgtggattcggaataattatccCTTAAGGAAGACATGCTTGACCTCATCACTGTGTCACTTGTGAATCATCTTGGGATGATGCCTTTCATTTTCGGTATTGTGTGTCCAAttagtgaaataaaaaataaaaaatcaggcctCGTCTATCTCTCGCAGTAGCTTGGACCCAGCATTCTCTACTCAGGTGCATCCTCAGTCAATGGTGGTGCGCTGGATTAAGTCGCGCTTTGGGTGGATAAAGATTAATGTGGACAGTTCTAGTAAGGGTAAACCGGGGCCCTCGGGTGGTGGAGGTATATGCAGAAACGATAAAAGGAATTTTTTGTTTGCCTTTTCCAATGCTTATGGGCATGGCACAAACACGTGTGCGGAGATTCAGGCCATTCTTGGCGTGGTCTCCCTTTGTCTTCATTGGGGATTTGATAAGGTGGTGATTGAATCTGACTCGAAGTCGCTCATGGACATTCTGAACGGTAATTCTTGTCCGGGCTGGAAGTGGACATTCTAGATTAACAGGATCCAAAATATGAGAATGATGGCCCAAACATACATGATGCACATTTTCAGGGAAGCCAATTTTCCGGCCGACGCCCTGGCTAAGATTGGGATTGATACTCAGCGATCTAGCTTCTTCTTAACGGTGGCAGCTCTGCCAATTCATGTTAGGGGTTTGTCCTTCTTAGATAGAGTGGGTCTGGGGGCGATTAGAGGTCACGGTGGCAGGGAGTAATCCATTGTAATTAGTTTTTCCTTTTGGCTCACGATAGGCATGCCTAGTTATTTTTCTCTGGGTAGGCCCGAATGTTCTCCGGCCCTTTGTCAATGAATAGaatgattttcaaaaaataataataataataatataaattatggacaaaaaaaaaagtgaaaaaaaaaaacttggaacGATGCTGAATATATATcccaattggatggttagtaaTTAGATCCCTaggatgaaaaaaagaaagaaagaaagaagaagacacGTATCGTTTGGTGAAATGCTAAACAACTCAGCTTGTTCCTCCTAGTATAATGATGATGGTCCTCATGTGTTATATCATGTGAGCGCTTAAACGGTGGTGGTGCATACATGAGCTACCTGATGCACATGTGTCCGATCACAAACCTCGGGCCACAAAGATAGCCATGTTTGTTCATAGATGACAAGCATTTAGAGGGATGTTTTTACATTAATtcgaataaaataaaaatcagaaccaaggCGAATACATCAATGCTTACCAGTTTCAGTCCTATTAGTGGacggaggaagaagatgagcttGAGGAGAAGGAGCCGCTGCAACAGCTAAGTCCTGATAGAACTTGTACAACTCATACCTCAAATTACAACTCCCCCCAACAACTCTCCCACCTTCCTTTCCATCACAGCATCTTGGAATCCGAGTGATAGCATCTTGCAGGCAAATATTGCAATCACTTCTGGATAAATCTCTAGTGCATTGCATGAGCCCATATATGTTTAGGAAGTTCGTGACATTCACTTCTCCAGTAGCATACATGGCTGTTGAAGATGAATCGAAAGCCGCTTTCGAAGCAAGATTTTTCATCAGATCCCCTAAAACCCGGTTAAACTGACTTGGGTCTGATACATTCTGAGTGTTCGACATGTAAAAGGTTGGGGAATTTGCAGACGAGCCGAAGAAACTTTCATTTGAGTAGCGCAAGAGGCAATCATCATACCATATAGTTGCAATCCTGTTGTTGGGACACCCTGTGATGATTCGTTGGCTTGCGGTGTTGAGGCAATCACGACATATATCCGGTCTAGTGTCGCCTCTGCAGAGGACGAGACCGAAGACTCGGTCTGGATTTTCGCCAATGGTCGCATTGTAGAAGCCGGTGAGTGTAGCATTAGAAGCTAGGGAAGGGAGAAGGATGTTGAGGTTTGTTGCAAAAGTGCTATTGCTGGTGTAATTAGCTGTATTTGAACAAATGGTAAAGAGATAGTCTGCAGTACTGGTTCGAAAATGTAGCAGGAAGAATGGTAGAGATGAAAGGAAGAGAAACTGAAAGGGTTTTGAGAGGTTTGGGGCCCTCATTGTTTGATCTTCTGAGGTGTAACTCCAACAGAGGAAATGCTTAGAGGCTCTTCAGGAGAGATGGAAGATGTTGTGAACCCATGCCAAgctaaacccgaacccgactgGCTCAACCCTACTTTGACTTGGGTTGGGTAGTTAGATTGGATTGTATGTTTGACTTTCATCAGCCATCGTTTTCCTTAAGAGGAACTGTATGATCCTCTCGCCCAAGTATACTACCATGTACGTGAGTTTGTTTCGTTCAAGTGGGGCCATTGGTACAGTCATCCAGATCATTGGTGTTTCGTAATCCATGCGGAAACCTACATATTAGAAGGAACTAGTAAGATCTTATCCGTTCAATGTTGGCCTTTTCCTAGTTGAATGACTATTACTGCTGTATTTCTCTTTCTTAATGATCTGTTTTCAGGTTATTACTGTTACTTAAACAATATTCTCTGGATGTTCCATCCACCATGGGGCCCAACGGGCCAATGTTCGAGATTACTGATCTATGGACCAAGCTTGTACGGCAGGAAAACGAAACTATAATGTGCATCTTTATAGGTTGAAGATCATGTGATGCCGCGGTTCGAGTTCATTTCGTTTCCCTCACGACTCTTGATCTAGCGCTTGGCGCCGTCCACTGCGGCCCATGTGCTAACTGTTCAGGTGATCCGAACCCTCCATATGGGATCTATCGCAAACAGTTAACCTAC
This region of Magnolia sinica isolate HGM2019 chromosome 1, MsV1, whole genome shotgun sequence genomic DNA includes:
- the LOC131238102 gene encoding cysteine-rich receptor-like protein kinase 44; translation: MRAPNLSKPFQFLFLSSLPFFLLHFRTSTADYLFTICSNTANYTSNSTFATNLNILLPSLASNATLTGFYNATIGENPDRVFGLVLCRGDTRPDICRDCLNTASQRIITGCPNNRIATIWYDDCLLRYSNESFFGSSANSPTFYMSNTQNVSDPSQFNRVLGDLMKNLASKAAFDSSSTAMYATGEVNVTNFLNIYGLMQCTRDLSRSDCNICLQDAITRIPRCCDGKEGGRVVGGSCNLRYELYKFYQDLAVAAAPSPQAHLLPPSTNRTETGRKRNSSHIVVAIVVPIVVVAVLLVSTICACSLRRKAKKTLTVDETESISVESLQYDFGTIRAATDNFSAANKLGEGGFGSVYKGRLLDGQEIAVKRLSANSLQGVQEFKNEVALVAKLQHRNLVRLLGCCLEGEEKLLIYEYVPNTSLDKFIFDPIKRAYLDWERRYKIVGGIARGLLYLHEDSRLRIIHRDLKASNILLDADMNSKISDFGMAKIFRVDQTQGNTSRIAGTYGYMSPEYAMHGLFSVKSDVFSFGVLLLEIVTGQKNNSFYESNRAEDLLSYAWRHWKEGTLLELLDSSMRERYSRSEVMRCIHIALLCVQEDVAVRPTMSTVVLMLNSYSVTLPSPSQPAFFVASRMTSDMPVGEYDSQASESDLSRNKLHPRSVNEASITELDPR